Sequence from the Fulvivirga ligni genome:
ATCCCAATTATCCTTATTGATCTTTCTTATGATGACAACCAATACCCCACATACCAAAGCGCAAGATAAGTTTAGTGAACTGGTATACCCTTTTGAAATGCATATTATGCAATCGATTGAAGGTATTGAAGTAGCATACGCTGATGAAGGATCAGCAAATGAAGAAACTATTCTTTTTGTGCACGGACTGGGAAGCTATGCACCCAGTTGGAAATATACTGTTCAAGAGCTTTCAAAGACTTACCGTTGCATTGTTGTGGATTTGGCAGGATATGGTAAATCATCTAAAGGCAAATATCCCGCAAGCATGGCTTTTCATAGCAAGCACCTGTTTCAGCTCATGGAAAAACTGGGCATCGAGTCCTATCATTTGGTAGGCCATTCTATGGGTGGGCAAATCGGACTTACTATGGCACTGGATCGACCAGATCAGATAAAATCGCTAGTACTGATAGCACCTGCCGGCATTGAAACTTTCACAGAAGAGGAAGCGGCCTTTTTGAAAAAAGTGAGTACCCCTGAGTTAATCGCATCAGTAAGCGATGAGCAGTACAGAGCTAACCTCAATATGAACTTCTACAGCATGGATGAGAGAGCCGAGTTTATGTATAACGATAGAATGCTCATTAAAACAGATCCGCTTTTCAAAGATTACTGCTTTGTAGTATCTGAAGGTATAAAAGGGATGCTAAATGGGCCGGTTTATGATCAGCTGTCAAATATTCAGTGCCCCAGCTTGATCATATTTGGCAAGCAAGATCAGCTTATTCCTAATCGGTATTTGCATAAAGATCTAACCACAGAGTTCATAGCCAACAGAGCAAAAGAAGCTATCCCACATGCTGAGATGCATATGATAGACAAAGCCGGTCACTTTGCACATTTCGACCAACCAGAAAAAATCAATACCCTTATTAATAAATTTCTACGTACTAATAACCATTAACTCACTATGAAAATCTTATATACCATTTTGTGTGGCATATGCCTGCTCTATTCAGGCTTTGCCTTTGGGCAGGAAGCCGTTGTTACTGGGCGCTTGTTAGATGGAGACAGCCAGCAGCCGCTACCAGGCGTAAGCGTCAGAGTTAAAGGAACCCAGCAAGGTGTTTCTTCTGATGTAGATGGCTCATTCCGATTAAGTTTAAAATCTACTCCGGCTACTATCATTTTTAGCTATATAGGATTTGAAAGCCAGGAGAAGGAAATTCAGGGCTCTGGGTCTTTAGGAGATTTCATTATGAAACCTTCATTGATCTTTATGGCTGATCAGGTGGTTATTTCAGGGACTCGCCAAGCCGAAAAGATCACAAAAACGCCAGCAACTATTCAACTAATCAATTCTAAATCCATCGAAGAGCTACCCTCTTTCAACCCAGGAGAATTACTTTCTCGTGTAAAAGGTGTTGAATTTGTACGATCAGGGGTAATCGGCACCGGAATAAATATACGAGGCTTCAACAGTAACTTCAATTCTAAAAACCTACAAGTGAATGATGGCAGATTCGCCACCTTAATTGCTACAGGCCTTCCATTGGGGCCTTTATCAACATTTATTAAAGAAGATATTGATCGAGTAGAAGTTATTTTAGGACCTAATGCTGCACTTTATGGACCTAATGCCCACAATGGATTGGTAAATACTATTATGAAAGATCCACGTGCTTCACAAGGTACAACCATAGCCTTAGGCGCTGGTAACCAAAATATGCTTACGGCCAGAGTAAGACATGCTCAGGTACTGAATGATAAATTTGCCTTCAGAGTATCTGGGGAATATACCAAAGGCACCGAATTTGATTTTGTAGACTCCGTGTACATGATCAGAGGCGGCTCATTAGGCGCATATGAAGAATTGGAATTAGACAATGACTTCAGTTTTTTAAAGGGCAACGCTTCCCTGGTTTATAATATCACCGAGCGCGCCGAGCTTGTAGCCACCTGGGGAGGAAGTAATACCACTTACCTCGCTCCTACCAATGTGGGAAGAAATCAAATTAAAGACTGGAAAATCAACCACTATGGATTGAAACTCATCTCAGAACACTGGTTTGCACAAGCATACTACACCACCAGCAAAACAGACTCTACCTATTCAATAGACGAGCGCACTAAGCAATATTATCGAGGCATTGATTCAGGCCTAACAGATAACCAGGCAAGAGGAGCATTTTCTTACCAAAGTGGTGCCTTATTTATAGATGATTCCCGTCGTTTAAATGGTGAAATTCAGTACAACAACAGCCTGGGCAAGCTTAACATAGTGGTAGGAGCCCAAGGGCAAAGAGATATGGCCAATAGCCATGGCACATATCTGCTAGATAAAGATGAAGATGACTACATTACTATCAACCAATTTGGTGTATATGGCCAGTTTGACTACGATCTCGGCAATGGGTTCAAACTAACTGCAGTCGCCAGAGGAGACTATCACGAGGTGTATGAGTTTAACTTCGTACCAAAAGCAGGCTTGGTAAAATCAGTGGGTAAAGATGGTGCTATTCGCCTGACCTACAGTAAAGGAATAGCTGCGCCTACCATATTAAATATGTATGGAAACTTATTCAACGGACTTATTCTAGGCAATGCTGAAGGATTTACGTTAAACGATGGATCAGCGGTAGAAAAACAGAAAGTAGAGGAAATTCAGACTATTGAACTAGGCTACAAAGGCAAATTAAATAACAGATTATATACTGACATTAATGCTTACTACAACAAATCCAAGAATTTCCTAAGCCCGGTAACCGTAGTTGGAGTAGCCACCGAAAGGGGTGATCAACCTATGTCAGAGGTACAAGATGGCTATGGTGTATACGGCGGACTAGTAGCCACTTACGTGAATTTTGGAGAAGTAAACACGTTTGGCTTTGATATAGGATTGAACTACCAATTGATGAATCATCTAACTCTTGATTTCAATTATTCATTCTTCGATTATTCTGTGGATGAAGATGATCTGGACAACGATTTTGACAAAGATGGGAAGGTAACTAAACTTGACATTCTGGTTAACTCTCCCAAGAACAGAGCAGGATTAGGGTTAAACTACTCAGGTAATAAGTTTTTCGGAACCGTCTTCGCGCGTTGGGTTGAAGAATATGATTACTTCTCTAGTTTCCAAATTGCTGCCAAGTCGCAACCTGAGTTGAGTTACCGTGGAGTTCCTATCAAGGAAAATGCTAGAAGCGCTGATACCTGGAACTATGGTCCCTTAGGAGGATTTGTAGACGTAGACCTCTCTTTAGGCTATCATATTATTCAGAATAAGCTAAGCTTATCAGGACAGGTGACCAACCCATTTGATGCAGAGTTCAGAGAATTCACTGCCTCTCCATTCATAGGCCGATTATATAGCGTACAGCTGAAACTGGACTTACCAGCGATAAGTAAAAAAACAAGCAAGTAAAAAGAATCCCAACCAACCTTTAATAATAATTGGTATGCTGTTCTTATGAGTCTTGAACTCTAAGTATAGCGTACCTTTTTTTATAGTCCCCCATCCAGAAAACTACCCTATTGTATTTGAGAGGAATTCTCTACTGATAAAAGTAGCTCCACATCAATTTCAAAACTTCGGATTTGCTACCTAATTGGTTGTATTTTAAGGTGCCTTAGAGAAATCTAATAGATGATAAAGACAGCAGCTAGGTCTTAGAAGAAAAGATATTGGAATGTAATTACGATTCAGAAAACCGACAGTGTCTTAGGTTGGCTGGAAGGTATTCCTGACATGGTTAAAATCAAAAATCTACTCCATATAAGTACAGAGTAGACAGTTAATCTTAATTGAACGTTAGTTCTGAGAAATGAATAGGCCAGTAAAGAGGAGTAAAATTACTCCTCAAATAATGCCTTTATCTTTTGAAATTTACTTTCGTAATTCTGCTTTTTTCTATTGATGAATAGCGTTACACCAATTAGTGATAACATTACAAATGCGATAGAGCTTCCAGCAAACTTCAGCACCGTCATACGCTCAGCTTCTAATTTAGCCTGCTTCACTTCACGGTGATGCGCTTCCACCTCTTTATCAAGCACTACCTGCAGCTTTTTAAAATCCAGCTGATCAGCTAACTCTGCTTTCAATTCTTCTTGATGCTTACGAAGATCCTCAACTCTAAAAATATCCTGATGATCCACTCTGGCATTTTCAGACACTAGAGCTCTTTGAGATTTAGAAATGAGGTCTAATGTACTTACGAAATACTCATTAATCACCTCTTTATCAGCTAATTCAATAGCTTGATTAAAAACTTCAATAGCTTTTTTATGATTTCCCTGTAGTTGGTAGAATTCGCCTTCTATGTTACGGCTTTCAATAATTGACTTTTGACTTAGATTAATTTCACCTTGCAATTTCTTTCCTTTAGATATCCAATTGCTAGCTTCGCTGAAGTCCCCTTTATACATATAAGCGTTGGCGAGGTTATCATATGTCTTATATTTCTGCTCACTTGATATTTCTGAGAAAGCTAAGGCTTTTCGATAGTTTTCTATTGCTTGATCATATTCTTTTTCTAGGTAATAAATATTACCAAGCTCTGTATAAAATACCGACAAATCTTCACTATTATCAGTATTAATGTTAATCACCTTATTTTGAAATACTTTCGCATCATCCCATCTTTCCAGTTTCAAGTAGCATGTCGCAATATTTGAATACGCATATGAAAGGTATTTGAAATCTTTTTCATTATGATAAATTTTAGCTGACTTTTCAAAATAAGGAAGTGCTTGATTATATCCTTCCACTTCCAAAAAGATCAGTCCTATGCTGTTTAATGCATCTGCTACTCTAACAATATCATCAACTTGAGAATACAAATCATAAGCAATTAAGTAATGATCAAGCGCTGCCTCATGATTACCATCTTTTCTTAATAAAGATCCCTTCACAAATTCTGATCGACCTTGATACTCAATATTTTCAACTTCTATCGCAAGTGTGTTTAGTTTATCAATATAAATTAGAGCGGTTTCAGGATCGGATGATTTATAACTTTTGTATAAATTGAAATAAACATCCATGCGATTCAAATCAGTTAAATTAGGAT
This genomic interval carries:
- a CDS encoding TonB-dependent receptor; amino-acid sequence: MKILYTILCGICLLYSGFAFGQEAVVTGRLLDGDSQQPLPGVSVRVKGTQQGVSSDVDGSFRLSLKSTPATIIFSYIGFESQEKEIQGSGSLGDFIMKPSLIFMADQVVISGTRQAEKITKTPATIQLINSKSIEELPSFNPGELLSRVKGVEFVRSGVIGTGINIRGFNSNFNSKNLQVNDGRFATLIATGLPLGPLSTFIKEDIDRVEVILGPNAALYGPNAHNGLVNTIMKDPRASQGTTIALGAGNQNMLTARVRHAQVLNDKFAFRVSGEYTKGTEFDFVDSVYMIRGGSLGAYEELELDNDFSFLKGNASLVYNITERAELVATWGGSNTTYLAPTNVGRNQIKDWKINHYGLKLISEHWFAQAYYTTSKTDSTYSIDERTKQYYRGIDSGLTDNQARGAFSYQSGALFIDDSRRLNGEIQYNNSLGKLNIVVGAQGQRDMANSHGTYLLDKDEDDYITINQFGVYGQFDYDLGNGFKLTAVARGDYHEVYEFNFVPKAGLVKSVGKDGAIRLTYSKGIAAPTILNMYGNLFNGLILGNAEGFTLNDGSAVEKQKVEEIQTIELGYKGKLNNRLYTDINAYYNKSKNFLSPVTVVGVATERGDQPMSEVQDGYGVYGGLVATYVNFGEVNTFGFDIGLNYQLMNHLTLDFNYSFFDYSVDEDDLDNDFDKDGKVTKLDILVNSPKNRAGLGLNYSGNKFFGTVFARWVEEYDYFSSFQIAAKSQPELSYRGVPIKENARSADTWNYGPLGGFVDVDLSLGYHIIQNKLSLSGQVTNPFDAEFREFTASPFIGRLYSVQLKLDLPAISKKTSK
- a CDS encoding alpha/beta fold hydrolase, with the translated sequence MTAIYFNRVSQLSLLIFLMMTTNTPHTKAQDKFSELVYPFEMHIMQSIEGIEVAYADEGSANEETILFVHGLGSYAPSWKYTVQELSKTYRCIVVDLAGYGKSSKGKYPASMAFHSKHLFQLMEKLGIESYHLVGHSMGGQIGLTMALDRPDQIKSLVLIAPAGIETFTEEEAAFLKKVSTPELIASVSDEQYRANLNMNFYSMDERAEFMYNDRMLIKTDPLFKDYCFVVSEGIKGMLNGPVYDQLSNIQCPSLIIFGKQDQLIPNRYLHKDLTTEFIANRAKEAIPHAEMHMIDKAGHFAHFDQPEKINTLINKFLRTNNH
- a CDS encoding tetratricopeptide repeat protein, yielding MTNLNPRKIFVYLMIALCFSACADQSDDVSINTIPEDAQSLEGLLNDPNLTDLNRMDVYFNLYKSYKSSDPETALIYIDKLNTLAIEVENIEYQGRSEFVKGSLLRKDGNHEAALDHYLIAYDLYSQVDDIVRVADALNSIGLIFLEVEGYNQALPYFEKSAKIYHNEKDFKYLSYAYSNIATCYLKLERWDDAKVFQNKVININTDNSEDLSVFYTELGNIYYLEKEYDQAIENYRKALAFSEISSEQKYKTYDNLANAYMYKGDFSEASNWISKGKKLQGEINLSQKSIIESRNIEGEFYQLQGNHKKAIEVFNQAIELADKEVINEYFVSTLDLISKSQRALVSENARVDHQDIFRVEDLRKHQEELKAELADQLDFKKLQVVLDKEVEAHHREVKQAKLEAERMTVLKFAGSSIAFVMLSLIGVTLFINRKKQNYESKFQKIKALFEE